One Micromonospora craniellae genomic region harbors:
- a CDS encoding Na+/H+ antiporter subunit E: MTRLLTLPIRLVLFALWFAGQIVRSSWTILADILTPGLATTPRVVRMPLDSRNDLHVALIGVLITLTPGTLTLGVVAHDQDGQALLVHSMYHPDTESALTDLRDMERRMLLAMSLGDPP; encoded by the coding sequence ATGACACGCCTACTCACCCTCCCGATCCGGCTTGTGCTGTTCGCGCTCTGGTTCGCCGGCCAGATCGTGCGGTCCTCCTGGACGATCCTGGCCGACATCCTCACCCCGGGCCTGGCCACCACCCCCCGCGTGGTGCGCATGCCGCTGGACTCCCGCAACGACCTCCACGTCGCGCTCATCGGTGTGCTGATCACCCTCACGCCCGGAACCCTCACCCTCGGCGTGGTCGCCCACGACCAGGACGGTCAGGCGCTGCTCGTGCATTCCATGTACCACCCGGACACCGAGAGCGCCCTGACCGACCTCCGCGACATGGAACGACGCATGCTCCTCGCCATGAGCCTCGGAGACCCACCATGA